In Arcanobacterium wilhelmae, the following are encoded in one genomic region:
- a CDS encoding C40 family peptidase yields MAGRHSLLEKKNLKDSAAFRGFAIAGTVGVIAGAGMPSAFATDGQADTASKDALVKPATVKVDTNATSQGAQSVEVNTSATGEWKIAKVDFDAKAAPEAPQTEDAPAADQGGDAVAATAVRTATSSARAPQAPSVAPRGAVAGSSVVATGLSLQGVPYVWGGTTPAGWDCIGFVRYVFAQHGVSIGSVPSAVLSVGRQVPYSQVQPGDILYWPGHVAISLGNGQNVAAWNPGMGTRVGPDSWVGGTPIVIRVGV; encoded by the coding sequence CCGCGGATTTGCGATCGCCGGCACTGTGGGTGTTATTGCAGGTGCGGGAATGCCTTCGGCATTCGCAACAGATGGTCAGGCCGATACCGCGTCGAAGGATGCGCTCGTTAAGCCAGCTACCGTGAAGGTGGATACCAACGCCACCTCGCAGGGCGCCCAGAGCGTCGAGGTAAATACTTCGGCTACTGGCGAGTGGAAGATTGCCAAGGTTGATTTTGATGCCAAGGCTGCTCCGGAGGCTCCGCAGACTGAAGATGCTCCGGCCGCAGATCAGGGTGGAGATGCGGTTGCGGCTACCGCGGTCCGTACGGCTACCTCGTCGGCTCGGGCTCCTCAGGCGCCTTCGGTCGCCCCGCGTGGGGCGGTTGCTGGCTCGTCGGTTGTAGCAACTGGCCTTTCACTCCAGGGTGTGCCTTACGTGTGGGGTGGCACCACTCCTGCTGGCTGGGATTGCATTGGCTTTGTCCGTTACGTGTTCGCACAGCATGGGGTGAGCATCGGTTCTGTTCCGTCGGCGGTTCTGTCGGTTGGCCGTCAGGTTCCTTACTCGCAGGTCCAGCCGGGTGACATCCTCTACTGGCCAGGCCACGTGGCGATCTCCCTTGGAAATGGTCAGAATGTTGCTGCGTGGAATCCTGGAATGGGTACTCGCGTTGGCCCGGATTCGTGGGTCGGCGGCACTCCGATCGTGATTCGCGTGGGCGTATGA
- a CDS encoding universal stress protein, producing the protein MHDNVVVVGIDGSEPSYAALEWALNQSKERGARLHLVCAFELPTYATASVSPIPQDSGQYLRDAAEGMLSKAVEMVDGHGVEVTSALEFGDPTEILTELSKKAALVVIGGRSTRNKFSDRLLRTASSAVPAYAYCPTVVVPFHHERKFQPIEHIVVGVDGSEHGRRALQRAVWEADRWGARLTVLSAIPIAYNPGMNAVVSDEDILADAEKEIRAEIDSVLEGRDVKINVHAQRGNPSYVLPEFSKMVDLVIVGTRGRGGIAGLLLGSTSQMVLGQAECPVMVVPKKVRDGDDVGPSKRAE; encoded by the coding sequence ATGCATGACAACGTGGTTGTGGTTGGAATTGATGGTAGCGAGCCTTCGTACGCGGCTCTCGAGTGGGCGCTGAACCAGTCGAAGGAGCGCGGTGCGCGCCTGCATTTGGTGTGTGCGTTCGAGTTGCCGACGTATGCGACTGCCTCGGTCTCCCCGATCCCTCAGGATTCGGGCCAATATTTGCGCGATGCTGCTGAGGGAATGCTGAGCAAGGCTGTCGAGATGGTTGATGGGCACGGCGTGGAGGTGACCTCGGCGCTGGAGTTTGGTGATCCTACTGAGATTTTGACGGAGCTTTCGAAGAAGGCGGCTCTGGTGGTGATTGGCGGGCGTTCGACCCGGAACAAGTTCTCGGATCGTCTGTTGCGTACCGCGTCGAGCGCCGTTCCTGCATACGCGTACTGCCCGACGGTGGTGGTGCCGTTCCATCATGAGCGCAAGTTCCAGCCGATCGAGCATATCGTGGTTGGTGTAGACGGCTCAGAGCACGGCCGGCGTGCGTTGCAGCGTGCCGTGTGGGAGGCAGACCGTTGGGGTGCACGTCTGACGGTTCTCTCGGCGATCCCGATCGCGTATAACCCGGGCATGAATGCCGTGGTGTCGGATGAGGATATTCTCGCCGATGCTGAGAAGGAGATCCGTGCGGAGATCGATTCGGTACTTGAGGGGCGCGATGTGAAGATCAATGTGCACGCGCAGCGCGGTAATCCGTCGTACGTGTTGCCGGAGTTTTCGAAGATGGTGGATCTTGTGATTGTTGGGACGCGTGGCCGTGGCGGCATCGCGGGTTTGCTACTCGGCTCTACCTCGCAGATGGTGTTGGGGCAGGCTGAGTGCCCAGTGATGGTTGTTCCGAAGAAGGTTCGCGACGGCGACGACGTCGGTCCGTCCAAGCGCGCCGAGTAG
- a CDS encoding DNA helicase produces the protein MSPFFRRKKLKSEPEAEVQPTPVEPLAPEGDEGDVKAVVAPQITLADRASRDELVSQALRTWHEELWKRAAAADDAAQVEVRRSSVDLTHAHPTGSAMFYSHGITKLSLLVREDRALAQAREALARLRDRIAQMSASHGHAPLSLAFGEFTWTDIAQAQELVADEYELTTELHLDEAEVELEPAEAAVELHEPVVVTEPALLRQVKLEFLEGEDALIQLQHLVEINPVVLRALRENGATGENIAQVRELAAAGDADALLARLVDLARVYLPGFGFEERALLGLFARPERAMLVDLEAIAPYVRTSGVLAALAGDEETAQLTSSPIPAGDREDRAPEAERGAGDHDVDELHAVEAVASGRSFVLDTPPGSEKFSTLASIAADRAASGASVLFVPTDEASAREFVAQMRHEGLDDLLLDLTDAEGAPRRIREGLRLELPKFDVDEVLDVRDKLVRVRRVLGEFVDDLHVADPEWKLSIHDLLEKLAQLTADPNGPATRVRLGSEAVSMLRNEGMDSVKAKFAKAGELGAFNQEFARSAWAGSKISDVAEGTRAVEEARRLHEVSLRAVIAQSSRAAGETGLTQARTLAEWFEQVDVLSGVAESLDTFVPEIFETSAMDMVIATASKEWRVANGHQMKRGERRRFRRQAQDLVRPGVVVNDLHAELTRAQERREVWRRYATEGGWPRLPDGMGQIRVMREEVERDLDALSAHLGGEDLASMPFEALQERLAALVADADHMSSLPARNAIVDELDRFGFGELLRDMVGRGVRAEESGGELELAYTSSVFEQLIAKSRVLAKLAPADVSNLLEHLRYLDQRHVRSLAAPVMLAAVKRGREVMREAKSDTLKLDAQLDERGVGGLHDLIAIYSRIVLAARPVWVAPPTVVAELVPPMPWVDVVMVEAPEAESVAGVVASLVRGRQVVVVGDTRRGAEMEGAPITDFAGVLPVIELPANRAVYNSLAARALMTHGYADVLAPVPAPHGGSSSRLVQVDGRGVPASGSDGAIESTQVEVDAAVDAVLEHAMSRPGESLAVVGISTSHANRIRSAVSALAERSTDVAALLSAPEPLVVVDVAGARGVRRDHVILSVGFGKTVHGRVLHSFGVLATPAGTRGLIDAIEAPRRELTVISSLAPGEIRKDRLSTSGPKLLADLLDAASGSADVPSGHEGASEPLLEDLKRRVEADGWVAQLNYGYEGSVSIPLVVGHPDIPGTWAVAVVFDDDSYVAEKSLRRRDRYRVEMLEVRGWRVHQTFSTSLFIDPAGEAERVGALMREVHERYNPVAVVVPELDDDGWGEVVADEAVSDHAVSELMPRVLPRGPRPAVTPGLALAAYTDDQLDEMAAWIASDGVPRDNEQFMDALRAELGLTRRGGQTDAVLGNVVRRCGQVAGGASEEQIAQAQTAQAEADVAQAEVEAAEELERRELIEPEEPAVDEPGLGGEESEEPAVDEPGLGGEESEELLEQEAEFETEEDLEAEAEAELEHREAIEPNPGEPEIGESEGVKPESPVEEELEAEEELEVEAEEELERRELIEPGDTTPESVADAVLVEDEPEAGMEKTDGLVLDDDPIFEER, from the coding sequence GTGAGTCCATTTTTTCGTCGTAAGAAGTTGAAGTCCGAACCGGAGGCTGAGGTGCAGCCGACGCCGGTGGAGCCCCTTGCGCCCGAGGGCGATGAGGGTGATGTGAAGGCGGTGGTCGCGCCGCAGATCACGCTCGCTGATCGAGCAAGCCGCGATGAGTTGGTGAGTCAGGCTTTGCGTACCTGGCATGAGGAGCTGTGGAAGCGCGCCGCTGCTGCTGACGATGCTGCCCAGGTGGAGGTTCGCCGTTCGAGCGTGGATTTGACGCACGCGCATCCGACGGGTTCAGCGATGTTCTACTCGCACGGGATCACGAAGTTGTCGCTTCTGGTCCGTGAGGATCGCGCTCTTGCTCAAGCTCGTGAGGCGCTGGCGCGGCTGCGTGATCGGATCGCGCAGATGAGTGCCTCCCATGGGCATGCTCCGCTCTCACTCGCGTTTGGCGAGTTCACATGGACTGACATTGCGCAGGCGCAGGAGTTGGTGGCGGACGAGTACGAGCTCACCACCGAGCTTCATTTGGACGAGGCTGAGGTTGAGCTGGAGCCGGCGGAGGCGGCCGTCGAGTTGCATGAGCCTGTCGTCGTCACGGAGCCGGCACTGCTGCGCCAGGTGAAGCTGGAGTTTTTGGAGGGCGAGGATGCTCTGATCCAGTTGCAACATCTTGTGGAGATTAATCCGGTGGTGTTGCGCGCGTTGCGCGAGAACGGTGCGACGGGGGAGAACATTGCGCAGGTGCGTGAGCTTGCGGCGGCAGGCGACGCTGATGCGTTGCTCGCGCGCTTGGTGGACTTGGCGCGCGTGTATCTTCCTGGTTTTGGTTTCGAAGAACGGGCGCTACTGGGCTTGTTTGCACGGCCGGAGCGCGCGATGCTGGTGGATTTGGAGGCGATTGCGCCGTATGTGCGCACGTCTGGCGTGCTGGCGGCGCTCGCGGGCGACGAGGAAACGGCGCAGCTAACGTCGTCGCCGATCCCTGCGGGGGATCGCGAGGATCGAGCTCCGGAGGCGGAGCGCGGCGCGGGTGATCACGACGTCGATGAGTTGCATGCTGTGGAGGCTGTGGCGAGCGGCCGGTCGTTCGTGTTGGATACGCCGCCGGGGTCGGAGAAGTTTTCCACTCTTGCGTCGATCGCTGCGGATCGGGCCGCGAGCGGCGCGTCAGTACTGTTTGTTCCCACGGATGAGGCGTCGGCCCGTGAGTTCGTGGCGCAGATGCGCCACGAAGGCCTCGATGATCTGTTGTTGGATTTGACCGACGCCGAAGGTGCACCGCGCCGTATCCGCGAGGGTTTGCGTCTGGAGTTACCCAAGTTCGACGTCGACGAGGTGCTGGACGTTCGAGACAAGCTGGTGCGCGTTCGCCGCGTTTTGGGTGAGTTTGTCGATGATCTGCATGTGGCGGATCCGGAGTGGAAGCTTTCGATCCATGATCTGTTAGAGAAGCTTGCGCAACTTACGGCGGATCCGAACGGCCCGGCAACCCGTGTGCGTTTGGGGAGCGAGGCCGTGTCGATGCTGCGTAATGAGGGCATGGATTCGGTCAAGGCGAAGTTTGCGAAGGCTGGGGAGCTGGGCGCTTTTAACCAGGAGTTCGCGCGTAGTGCGTGGGCTGGCTCGAAGATTTCCGACGTCGCTGAGGGGACCCGCGCCGTGGAGGAGGCTCGCCGCCTGCACGAGGTGTCGTTGCGCGCGGTGATCGCGCAGTCTTCGCGCGCCGCGGGGGAGACTGGCTTGACCCAGGCTCGTACGCTCGCCGAGTGGTTCGAGCAGGTGGACGTGCTCTCCGGCGTCGCCGAATCTTTGGACACGTTCGTTCCAGAGATTTTCGAGACTTCCGCGATGGATATGGTGATTGCGACGGCGTCGAAGGAGTGGCGCGTGGCGAACGGCCACCAGATGAAGCGCGGGGAGCGCCGCCGGTTCCGCCGGCAGGCGCAGGATCTTGTGCGCCCCGGTGTCGTGGTGAACGATTTGCATGCGGAGCTGACACGGGCGCAGGAGCGTCGCGAAGTGTGGCGCCGTTACGCAACGGAGGGCGGCTGGCCGCGTCTTCCCGACGGCATGGGGCAGATTCGCGTGATGCGCGAGGAGGTGGAGCGTGATCTGGACGCGCTCTCGGCTCATCTGGGCGGCGAGGATCTGGCGTCGATGCCGTTTGAGGCTTTGCAAGAGCGGCTTGCGGCGCTGGTCGCCGACGCCGATCATATGAGTTCTTTGCCTGCTCGGAACGCGATTGTGGACGAGTTGGATCGGTTTGGCTTCGGCGAGTTGCTGCGCGACATGGTTGGCCGTGGCGTTCGCGCCGAGGAATCGGGCGGGGAGCTGGAGCTCGCCTACACCTCGAGCGTGTTTGAGCAGTTGATCGCGAAGTCGCGGGTGCTGGCGAAGCTTGCGCCGGCAGACGTGTCGAACTTGTTGGAGCATTTGCGTTACCTGGATCAGCGCCACGTGCGTTCGCTCGCGGCGCCGGTGATGTTGGCTGCTGTGAAGCGTGGCCGCGAGGTGATGCGCGAGGCGAAGTCCGACACTTTGAAGCTCGATGCTCAGCTTGATGAGCGTGGGGTTGGCGGTTTGCATGATCTGATCGCGATCTATTCGCGTATCGTGCTGGCTGCGCGTCCTGTGTGGGTTGCGCCGCCGACGGTGGTGGCCGAGCTGGTTCCGCCGATGCCGTGGGTTGATGTGGTGATGGTGGAGGCCCCGGAGGCCGAGTCGGTTGCTGGCGTTGTGGCTTCGCTGGTGCGCGGCCGCCAGGTGGTGGTTGTGGGCGATACGCGCCGCGGCGCCGAGATGGAGGGCGCGCCAATTACCGATTTCGCGGGTGTTCTTCCTGTGATCGAGTTGCCTGCGAATCGTGCGGTCTACAATTCGCTTGCTGCGCGTGCGCTCATGACGCACGGCTACGCGGATGTTCTCGCGCCGGTTCCTGCGCCGCATGGGGGTTCGTCGTCGCGCCTGGTCCAGGTGGATGGCCGTGGGGTTCCGGCGTCGGGTAGCGACGGTGCGATCGAATCAACCCAGGTCGAGGTCGACGCCGCTGTGGACGCTGTTCTCGAGCATGCGATGTCACGCCCGGGCGAGAGCCTGGCGGTGGTGGGCATTTCGACGTCGCACGCGAACCGGATCCGAAGCGCTGTGAGCGCGCTCGCGGAGCGCTCCACCGACGTCGCCGCCCTACTTTCTGCTCCGGAACCGCTGGTTGTGGTGGATGTTGCGGGTGCGCGCGGCGTGCGCCGCGACCACGTAATCTTGTCTGTGGGTTTTGGAAAGACAGTGCATGGGCGGGTGCTCCACTCGTTCGGTGTGCTGGCGACGCCTGCTGGCACGCGCGGCTTGATCGATGCGATTGAGGCGCCGAGGCGCGAACTGACCGTGATTTCTTCGTTGGCGCCGGGCGAGATCCGCAAGGATCGCCTGTCGACGTCGGGTCCGAAGCTGCTCGCGGATCTTCTTGATGCGGCCTCCGGTTCGGCTGATGTTCCGAGTGGTCACGAGGGCGCCTCGGAGCCACTTCTTGAGGATTTGAAGCGGCGCGTGGAGGCCGACGGCTGGGTTGCGCAGCTCAACTACGGCTACGAAGGTTCCGTGTCGATTCCGCTGGTTGTGGGCCATCCGGACATTCCGGGCACGTGGGCTGTGGCTGTGGTGTTCGACGACGATTCGTACGTTGCCGAGAAGTCGTTGCGTCGCCGTGATCGGTACCGTGTGGAGATGCTCGAGGTGCGCGGCTGGCGTGTCCATCAGACGTTCTCGACGTCGTTGTTTATTGACCCTGCTGGTGAGGCGGAGCGCGTTGGTGCTCTCATGCGTGAGGTTCACGAACGTTACAACCCGGTTGCGGTTGTAGTTCCGGAGCTCGACGACGACGGTTGGGGCGAGGTTGTGGCCGACGAAGCGGTGTCGGATCATGCCGTTTCGGAGCTGATGCCGCGCGTGTTGCCGCGCGGGCCACGGCCTGCTGTGACGCCGGGGCTTGCGCTCGCGGCTTATACTGACGATCAGCTCGACGAGATGGCCGCGTGGATCGCTTCCGACGGGGTGCCTCGCGACAACGAGCAGTTCATGGACGCGTTGCGTGCGGAGCTCGGGCTGACGCGGCGTGGCGGCCAGACCGACGCAGTGCTCGGAAACGTTGTTCGCCGCTGCGGCCAGGTGGCTGGCGGTGCGAGTGAGGAGCAGATCGCTCAGGCGCAGACGGCGCAGGCTGAGGCCGATGTAGCACAGGCTGAGGTTGAGGCCGCAGAAGAGCTTGAGCGCAGGGAGTTGATTGAGCCGGAGGAGCCCGCCGTTGACGAGCCTGGACTCGGGGGTGAGGAATCGGAGGAGCCCGCCGTTGACGAGCCTGGACTCGGGGGTGAGGAATCGGAGGAGCTCCTTGAGCAAGAGGCCGAGTTCGAGACCGAAGAGGATCTCGAGGCGGAGGCTGAGGCAGAGCTTGAGCATCGTGAGGCAATCGAGCCGAATCCCGGCGAACCAGAAATTGGCGAGTCTGAGGGCGTCAAGCCCGAGTCGCCGGTTGAGGAGGAGCTGGAGGCTGAGGAGGAGCTTGAGGTTGAGGCTGAGGAGGAGCTAGAGCGGCGCGAGCTGATCGAGCCTGGTGACACGACACCAGAATCGGTGGCGGATGCTGTTTTGGTTGAAGACGAGCCCGAAGCCGGCATGGAGAAGACGGACGGCCTGGTACTCGACGACGATCCCATATTCGAGGAACGCTGA